A region of Tolypothrix sp. NIES-4075 DNA encodes the following proteins:
- a CDS encoding pentapeptide repeat-containing protein produces MSQESLQPELHNLFAGQPILIKACLFLIVVILGLTSGIVSAFFGSWYSFNITLPNQEDKIEFLWMILIIITWLFATINQGIGQGLKVAIIFFIITLLITDILAFFNLIPTINIHIYPVIDHSIQHLFTCLVGMIFAILSFLTGSFAIATVCQFLPINKINYLRIFSAVLIIITAIIASIVLYFSGGLGNKPEEDSYLVRNITIFGGIISGFGFGIVSLIATKFSNKHPSHFEFLHSWAIAAASWGGTSFYNLDLSNVDLTNSELANTDFRARKLYRTCLKHVKGLDRARIDNQYLDLSNPQVQKLLIDGYSEDTDFSRINLQGAYLRDADMRHFKFIETNLNGAYLQDADLRGSILVRAQVTGVDFTSTNLTGICIEDWSVNSKTCFAKVECDYIYRKLDEKGEGTERYPVDRNFEKGEFEALYQEVEEVVELVFKEGVNWRALSFTFRQLQLEDEGLGLELKGVEKRGELWVVKVTHKEGIPRQEVEQRVIPIYNLLEKQIAIMGQQLDKALMIGANQSEALKELSKKSFGNNFSITGSTITNLAGSGEINYDEAASKIRSFVANGSEPSQATRIAQSLLEQFQNQNIATSADEQAELIQQVILNEAKKDPIFKQFIVQQGQQIADNMPESTIATAIREAYSQLI; encoded by the coding sequence TTGTCTCAAGAATCTTTACAGCCCGAATTACATAACCTTTTTGCTGGACAGCCAATCTTAATAAAAGCTTGTTTATTTTTAATTGTAGTTATATTAGGTTTAACCTCAGGTATTGTATCTGCTTTTTTTGGAAGTTGGTATTCTTTTAACATAACTTTACCGAATCAAGAAGATAAAATTGAATTTTTATGGATGATTTTAATAATCATTACTTGGTTATTTGCTACTATCAACCAAGGTATTGGTCAAGGATTAAAAGTGGCTATAATATTTTTTATAATTACATTATTAATAACAGATATATTAGCATTTTTTAATTTAATACCGACTATTAATATACATATTTATCCAGTAATAGATCATAGTATTCAACATTTATTTACTTGTTTGGTAGGAATGATTTTTGCAATTCTTAGTTTCTTGACAGGAAGCTTTGCTATTGCAACAGTTTGCCAATTTTTACCTATAAATAAAATTAATTATTTACGAATTTTTAGTGCTGTACTTATAATCATAACTGCAATAATTGCTAGTATAGTTTTATATTTTTCAGGAGGATTAGGAAATAAACCAGAAGAGGATAGCTATCTTGTTAGAAATATTACTATTTTCGGTGGTATTATTTCAGGATTTGGCTTTGGGATTGTTAGTTTGATAGCAACAAAATTTAGTAACAAGCATCCCAGCCATTTTGAATTTTTGCATTCTTGGGCGATCGCAGCGGCTTCTTGGGGTGGAACATCATTTTATAACTTAGATTTGAGTAACGTTGATTTGACAAATTCTGAGTTAGCAAATACTGATTTTAGGGCAAGAAAACTTTACCGTACTTGTTTAAAGCATGTAAAAGGATTGGATAGAGCCAGAATTGATAATCAATACTTAGATTTGAGTAATCCCCAAGTACAAAAACTGCTAATTGATGGATATAGTGAAGATACAGACTTTAGCAGAATAAATTTGCAAGGAGCATATTTACGAGATGCAGATATGAGGCATTTTAAGTTTATAGAAACTAATTTAAATGGAGCATATTTACAAGATGCTGATTTGCGCGGAAGTATTTTAGTTCGCGCTCAGGTTACAGGAGTTGATTTTACAAGTACTAATTTAACCGGAATTTGTATTGAAGATTGGAGTGTCAACAGTAAAACTTGTTTTGCTAAAGTTGAATGTGATTATATCTACCGTAAATTAGATGAAAAAGGAGAGGGAACAGAACGTTATCCCGTAGATCGCAATTTTGAAAAAGGAGAGTTTGAAGCTTTATATCAAGAAGTAGAAGAAGTAGTTGAGTTAGTCTTTAAAGAAGGTGTGAATTGGCGTGCTTTGAGCTTCACTTTTCGCCAACTTCAATTAGAAGATGAGGGTTTAGGGTTAGAACTCAAGGGAGTTGAAAAACGCGGTGAACTTTGGGTTGTGAAAGTAACTCACAAAGAAGGAATTCCTCGGCAAGAGGTTGAACAACGTGTGATTCCAATTTACAATCTTCTAGAAAAGCAGATTGCTATAATGGGACAGCAATTAGACAAAGCTTTAATGATTGGCGCAAATCAATCAGAAGCCTTAAAAGAATTGAGTAAAAAATCTTTTGGGAATAATTTTTCGATTACTGGCAGTACAATTACAAACTTGGCTGGTTCTGGGGAAATTAATTATGACGAAGCTGCTAGTAAGATTCGCAGTTTTGTTGCTAATGGTAGCGAACCATCTCAAGCCACACGCATAGCTCAAAGTCTTTTAGAGCAATTCCAGAATCAAAATATCGCCACTTCTGCTGATGAACAAGCTGAACTTATTCAGCAGGTAATTTTGAATGAGGCTAAAAAAGATCCAATTTTCAAACAGTTTATTGTGCAGCAAGGACAGCAAATAGCAGATAATATGCCAGAAAGCACGATCGCAACGGCTATTCGAGAAGCATACTCCCAACTCATTTAA
- a CDS encoding trypsin-like serine peptidase: protein MSITVTPSRQKLLYNWFLPGSIGERLKLSAIPFAAKQDTALACIDDSDLVDIINSRFDINPLSRISAVFGQPDFLPFSFLELGVKRGAAVCRLVREFSEESRGKIVQALEALENQLQTSENSILTKEDIEEIFSFSERESDFIKDFFLETDKKPLDALKDPERFKKLLPIPIATGFLVGSSYLLTNNHVLPDRELCHEVIAQFGYDQDGLGRKITPIEYKLDINYETGFFETNEALDYTIVKLQDRPKDRNLFTLGRAGDRFGWITLDENNKNIAPPVDTARIKHLQDSNFPLKIPEGKSMQGEPVNIIQHPKGKRKQVILSSNRVIEIYKEFIHYQADADFSSSGSPVFNQQWQLVALHHAAVANIKDDSTIEIVAEQGVRICAIIKDLKLKQKQYQAEYTKDNLMKQGSDPRAEKIQTFIDIFIDTEEKEAENKATNQAAPPAY from the coding sequence ATGAGCATTACTGTAACTCCCTCTCGTCAGAAATTATTATATAATTGGTTCTTGCCAGGAAGTATAGGAGAAAGACTAAAACTAAGTGCCATTCCGTTTGCAGCAAAACAAGATACTGCTCTTGCTTGCATTGATGACTCTGATTTAGTAGATATTATCAATTCCCGATTTGACATAAATCCTTTATCACGTATTAGTGCCGTTTTTGGTCAACCTGATTTTTTACCATTTTCCTTTCTGGAGTTAGGGGTAAAGCGCGGTGCTGCTGTATGTCGATTAGTCCGGGAATTTTCTGAAGAATCTAGAGGTAAGATAGTTCAGGCACTTGAGGCTTTGGAAAATCAACTTCAAACAAGTGAAAATTCTATTTTAACTAAGGAAGATATAGAAGAAATATTTTCCTTTTCTGAAAGAGAATCAGATTTTATTAAAGATTTTTTTCTTGAAACAGATAAAAAACCCTTAGATGCACTTAAAGATCCAGAGCGTTTCAAAAAACTACTACCTATCCCAATAGCTACAGGATTTTTAGTTGGAAGTAGTTACCTATTGACTAACAATCATGTGCTTCCAGATAGGGAACTATGCCATGAAGTGATAGCCCAATTTGGTTACGATCAAGATGGTCTAGGAAGAAAAATTACTCCTATAGAATATAAACTCGATATAAATTATGAAACAGGTTTTTTTGAAACTAATGAAGCATTAGATTATACCATAGTGAAGTTACAAGATAGACCTAAAGATAGAAATTTGTTTACCTTAGGTCGAGCAGGCGATCGCTTTGGCTGGATTACATTAGATGAAAACAATAAAAACATTGCCCCACCTGTAGATACTGCCAGAATAAAACATCTTCAAGATAGTAATTTTCCGCTAAAGATTCCTGAAGGGAAATCTATGCAAGGAGAGCCAGTTAATATCATTCAACATCCAAAAGGAAAGCGCAAACAAGTCATTCTTTCTAGCAATCGAGTAATCGAAATTTACAAAGAATTTATACATTATCAAGCTGATGCTGATTTTAGTTCATCAGGTAGCCCAGTTTTCAATCAACAATGGCAGTTAGTAGCCTTACATCATGCAGCAGTAGCAAATATCAAAGATGATTCAACCATTGAAATAGTGGCAGAACAAGGTGTGAGAATTTGTGCAATTATCAAAGACTTAAAACTAAAACAAAAGCAGTACCAAGCGGAATATACAAAGGATAATCTTATGAAACAAGGGTCAGATCCCAGAGCAGAAAAAATTCAGACTTTTATCGACATCTTTATCGATACAGAAGAAAAAGAGGCTGAAAACAAGGCTACGAATCAAGCTGCACCTCCTGCTTACTAA